Part of the Sinomonas atrocyanea genome is shown below.
AACGCCTGGACTGATTCCGGCAGCATGGGCCGACTCCTTCCGCGCAGGGTCCCTCCCCAGCCACGATGCTAGGCGGGGGAACCGCGGGAGGGGAGGGGCGGCGTCGTGCGCGGCTCAGGCCCGCCGCGGCGAGGCGCCGCGGGTGCGGATCGCGAGGAAGCCCGAGGCGACCATGACCACGAGCGCGCCGAGGACGAGCGCGAGCGGCGCCTGCCAGTTGCCCGCCGCCTCGTGGAGGCCGCCCATGATGATGGGGCCGGTCGAGGCGACCGCGTAGCCGACGGACTGGATGAGCGCCGTCATCCGGCGGTTCTCGTCGAGCGAGCGGGCCCGGTTGATGACCACGGTGAACACGACGGTGAACGTGCCGCCCTGGGCGATTCCGCCCAGCACCGCCCACAGGACCCACAGGCCGGGCGCCAGGAGCAGCCCGGCGGGGAGCACGACCCAGCACGCCGCCACGAGGGCGAACAGGCGCATCGGTCCCCACCCGAACAGGTGGGCCAGGGCCGGGACCAGCAGGGGGCCCGCGATGGCGAACACCTGCAGGAGGCTTGCGCCGAGGCCGGCGCCGGACGGGGTCATCCCCTGGGTCTGGACCAGGTAGCTGGGCAGCCACAGGGTCATGGCGTAGTAGCCCACATTGTGCAGGGCGAAGGTCACGGTGAACAGCCACATCATGCGCCGGTTGGCGGGGCTGATGCCGGGCGCCGGGGCGAGGGGAAGCGGGCCGGTCTCAGTTCCGGGCTGTGCCTGCGCCGCCTTGAGCTCCGCCCGGCGCCGCAGGGCCTCCTTGGCGAGCCGGCCGGGGAAGTCGGCGTCGGACCAGCGGGGGCCGTCCTTGCCCGGCGGGAAGACGAAGAACCAGGCGCCCGCCGCGATGGCCGTGAGGCCGAGCCACGAGACGAGCGAGCCCTGCCAGCCGATCGCCGCGGCGAGGGGAGCGGTGAGCGCGGACGCGAGGGTGGTGCCGACGTTCACGGCCGCGGTCGTGACCCCGGTCATGAGCGCCGCGCGGAGGGGGAAGTCGCGCCCCACGAGCAGCGGCGTGGCCACGTTGACGATCGTCATCGCCATGCCGATCACCACGGTGCCGAGCAGCGCCCCGGGCGCGCCCCCGAACGAGCGGATGGCGACGCCCGCGGCCAGGCCGCCGAAGAAGTACAGGACCGCGTGGTTGATGCCGATCCTGCCCATGAGCCACGCCGCGGCCGGGGTCACGAGCCCGAAGCACAGCACGGGGATCGAGGCGAGGAGGCCGACGACCGCGGAGCTCAGGCCCGTGTCGCGCTGGATGTCGCCCAGCACGGGGCCGAGGGCGACCACGGGGGCCCGGGAATTGAGGGACATGAGGCCGACGGCGATCAGTGCCAGCGCCGCGGTGCGGCTGATCCGGCGGGTCACGGGTGGTCCTTTCGGCAGGGGAGGGAGCTCCTTCACCTTCTCACGCCGCGCGCCGGCGGGAGCGGAGCGTGACGCCATGACCGGACAAATACTGACCCTGAGAAGTTTGTCAGGACAAAGTATTGCCTGCGTGGCCGGGGAGGAGTACGGTCTATTTGTTAGGACAAACTATCACCGAAAGGGACCCGTTCATGCCTCTCGTCCGCATCGACGTCGCCGCAGGCCGCACCCCCGAACAGCTCGCACGCATCAGCCGGGCCATCCACGAGGCCATCCTCGCCGAGTACCGCATCCCCGAGCGCGACTACTTCCACATCGTCACCGAGCACGCTCCCGGCCAGATCGTGGCGCAGGACGCGGGCCTGGGCTTCGAGCGCTCCAGCGGCGTGGTCATGGTCCAGATCTTCACGCAGGGCGGTCGGAGCCAGGAGGCCAAGGGGGCGCTCTTCGCGGCCGTGGCCCGCAACCTCGGCGACGCCGGCGTCGCCGGGGAGGACGTGTTCATCGGCTACGTCGAGAACACTGCCGGCGACTGGTCCTTCGGGTTCGGCCGCGCGCAGTATGTCACCGGAGAGCTGGCGGTCCCGGCCCGGTGATGCCCCGTCCTGTGTATGGCAAGTTGTCAGTACAAACCTTTGACAGGACATTAAATCTGTAGCAGAGTGGACCTGTGGCCGACGCCACAGGCAGCGAAGCCGGCCCGGCACCCGGGCGCATGAGGAAAGGCACCGCGAAGTGACCTACGACGTTCTCACGATGGGGCGCATCAGCGTCGACATCTACCCCAATGACATCGGCGTCGGCCTGGCGGACGTGACGAGCTTCGGAAAGTACTTGGGCGGCTCGCCGTCGAACGTCGCCGTCGCCGCCGCGCGCCACGGCCGCGCCACCGCCGTGGTGACCCGCACCGGCGATGACCCGTTCGGCGAGTACCTCCACCGCGAGCTGGCGAAGTTCGGCGTGGACGACCGGTTCGTGACCCCTGTCGCCGGCCTGCAGACCCCAGCGACGTTCTGCGCGATCATGCCGGCCACGCACGAGTTCCCGCTCTACTTCTACGGCCGCTTCCCCACGGCCCCGGACCTGCAGATCCGGGCCGAGGAACTCGACCTCGAGGCGATCAGGGACGCGAGGATCTTCTGGTCCACCGTGACGGGCCTGTGCCAGGAGCCCAGCCGCTCCGCGCACATCGCCGCCCACGAGGCCCGCCCCCGCACCGGGCTCGCCGAGGGCCAGTTCACCGTCCTCGACCTCGACTACCGCCCCATGTTCTGGGATTCCGAGGACGCCGCCCGCGAGCAGGTCGCCAGGGTCCTGCCGCACGTGACGGTCGCGATCGGCAACGAGGAGGAGTGCGCGGTCGCCGTAGGCCACGGCACCCCGGACGAGCAGGCGGACCGCCTCATCGCCGCGGGCGTCGAGATCGCCGTGGTCAAGCTCGGCCCCGAGGGCGTCATGGCCAAGACGCGTTCCGAGCGCGTGGTCTCCGCCCCCGTCCCCGTCGAGACGCTCAACGGCCTCGGCGCCGGCGACTCGTTCGGCGGGGCGTTCTGCCACGGCCTGCTGGCCGGCTGGCCGCTGGCCCAGGTCCTCGACTACGCCAACGCCGCCGGCGCGATCGTCGCCTCACGGCTCTCGTGCGCCGACGCGATGCCGACGCCGGCCGAGGTCACCTCGCTGCTGGCCGAACGCGGCCGGCTCGTCCCCGAGGCGGTGGCCCGGTGAGCGCCGCGACCGAGACGAACGCCGCCGGAGCGGCAACGCTGCGGGAAGCGCACGACGACGATCCCCGCCGCTACGAGCACCTGACCAAGATCCGGCTCGAGGATCCCCAGGCGATCGCCCGCGCCGCCAAGGCGCGCCGCCGCCACCCCGGGCCCGTGCTCGGCAAGCAGAACTTCATCGTCGCGGCGGACCACCCGGCCCGCGGGGCCCTCGCCGCGCAGGGCCGCCGCGAGGCGATGGCGGACCGGCGGGAGCTGCTCGACCGGCTCCAGATCGCCCTGGCCAACCCGGCCGTGGACGGCGTGCTGGCCAGCCCGGACATCATGGACGACCTCCTGCTCCTGGGCGCGCTCGAGGGCAAGCTCCTCTTCGGGTCGATGAACCGCGGCGGCCTGGCAGGGTTCGTCAACGAGCTTGACGACCGCTTCACCGGCCACACCGCCGAGGCCCTCGAGGCCCTCGGCGCGGACGGCGGCAAGATGCTGACCCGCATCGCGCTCGGCGACCCGGCCACGGCCTCCATCCTCGAGAACACGGCGAAGGCGATCGACGCGCTGGCCGCCCACGGCCTCATCGCGATGGTCGAGCCCTTCCTCTCGGGCTGGGTGGATGGAAAGGTCGTCAACGACCTCTCCCCGGAGTCCGTCATCAAGTCGGTCGCCATCGCGGAGGGCCTCGGTTCCACGAGCGCGTACACGTGGATGAAGCTGCCCGTCGTGGCGGAGATGGAGCGCGTCATGGCCGCGACCACCATGCCCACCGTCCTCCTCGGCGGCGACCCGACCGGGCACCAGGACGAGGTCTTCGCCTCCTGGGGCGCGGCGCTGGCCCTCCCCGGCGTCCAGGGCCTGACCGTGGGCCGGACCCTGCTGTACCCGGCCGATGGCGACGTGGCCGGAGCCGTCGCAGCCGCGGCCTCGCTGCTGCACACCGACGAGATCAAGCCGAAGGAGGCTTCCCAGTGAGCACCACCCGCAGGATGACCGTCGCCCAGGCGGTCGTCGAGTTCCTCGGCCGCCAGTACACGGTCGACTCCGTCGGCGGCCCGGGCGGCGGGGCTTACCGCGGCCGGCTCATCCCCGGCATGTTCGGCATCTTCGGGCACGGCAACGTGGCCGGCGTGGGACAGGCCCTCAAGCAGTGGCAGGTCGCCGACCCGGCCCTGATGCCGTACTACCAAGGCCGCAACGAGCAGGCCCAGGCCCACCAGGCCGTCGGCTACGCCCGCCACACCCGCCGCCGCCAGACCTTCGCGGTCTCGACCTCGATCGGCCCGGGCTCGTCGAATCTGCTCACCGGCGCGGCCCTCGCCACGGCGAACCGCCTGCCGGCCCTGCTCCTGCCCTCGGACACGTTCGCGACCCGCGCCGCGGACCCGGTCCTGCAGCAGCTCGAGCAGCCGCACGGCTACGACATCACCGTCAACGACGCGTTCCGGCCGCTCTCGAAGTACTTCGACCGCGTGAACCGGCCCGAGCAGCTCTTCTCGGCCCTCCTGCACGGCCTGCGTGTGCTCACCGATCCGGCCGAGACCGGCGCCGTGACCATCGCCCTGCCGCAGGACGTCCAGGCAGAGGTCTTCGACGTCCCCGAGGAGTTCCTCGCCGAGCGCGAGTGGCGCATCCGACGCCCCGAGCCCGAGGCGGAGGACATCGCCGAGGCCGCCCGCCGCATCCGCGCCGCCGAGCGCCCGGTCATCATCGCCGGCGGCGGCGTGCTGTACGCGTTCGCCACCGAGCAGCTGCGCGCGTTCGCCGAGGCCACCGGCATCCCGGTCGGGTGGACCCAGGCCGGCGTCGGCTCCCTCGCGTGGGACCACCCGCAGGCCCTCGGCGCGGTCGGCTCCACCGGCACGACGGCGGCCAATGCCCTCGTGCGGGACGCCGACCTCGTCATCGGCATCGGCACCCGCTACGAGGACTTCACCACCGCCTCCCGCACCGCGTTCCAGGCCCCCGGCGTGAAGTTCGTGAACATCAACGTCGCCCCGATCGACGCCTACAAGCACGGCACCTCGCTGCCGATCGTCGCCGACGCCCGCAAGGCGCTCGCCGCGCTCACGACGGCGCTCGGCGGCTACCGCGTCGGAGGCGAGCTCGAGCGCGTGGTCGCCGACGAGAAGGCCCGCTGGGACGACACGGTGGACGCCGCGTTCGCCGAGGACCACCAGCCCCTGGTGTCCCAGAACGCGATCATCGGCGCGGTCAACCGCGCGATGGACCCGCGCGACGTCGTGATCTGCGCCGCGGGCTCCCTCCCGGGCGACCTGCACAAGATGTGGCGCATCCGCGACCCGTTCGGCTACCACGTCGAGTACGCGTACTCCTGCATGGGCTACGAGATCCCCGGCGGCCTCGGCGTCAAGCGCGCTGCCCTCGACGCCGCGGCACGCCCCAGTGCGGAAGGCGGGGAGGAGAACCGCGACGTCGTCGTCATGGTCGGCGACGGCTCCTACCTCATGATGCACACCGAGCTCGTCACCGCCGTGGCGGAGGGCATCAAGCTCATCACCGTGCTCATCCAGAACCACGGCTACGCCTCCATCGGCGCGCTGTCCGAGCAGCTCGGTTCGCAGCGCTTCGGCACCAAGTACCGCACGCTGGACCACGAGCACCACACGTTCGACGACGGCGAGAAGCTCCCGATCGACCTCGCCACGAACGCCGAGAGCCTCGGCGTCACCGTGTACCGGATCGAGCCGGGGCCCAACGCGATCGCCGACCTCGAGGCTGCGATCGGCAAGGCCAAGGCGGCCCCCGAGGGCAGCGGCCCGATCGTGATCCACATCGAGTCCGATCCGCTGGTGGACGCCCCCAGCTCCGAGTCCTGGTGGGACGTGCCCGTCTCCGGCGCCTCCGAGCTCGAGTCCACCAAGGCGGCCTTCGCCACCTACGTCGACCACAAGTCCCGCCAGCGGCCCCTCATCGGCTGACCCCGGCATCCGCTCACGTCACATCAGGAGTACACCGTCATGACTGTCAAGACCATTCCGCATTTCCTCAACGGCGAGGAGACCCAGGGCGTCGGCGAGCGGACGCAGCCGGTGTTCAACCCGGCCACGGGGGAGCAGACGGGCGAGCTGCGCCTGGCGGACGCGGCCGACCTGGAGGCCGCGGTCGCGAACGCCCGCAAGGCCGCCGAGTCCTGGGGGGAGGTCTCCCTGTCCCGGCGGACCGCGGTGCTGTTCAGGTTCCGCGAGCTGGTCGCCGCCCACGTGGAGGACCTCGCGGCCCTGGTCACGGCCGAGCACGGCAAGGTGATCTCCGACGCCAAGGGCGAGATCGGCCGCGGCCTGGAGGTCATCGAGTTCGCCTGCGGCATCCCGCAGCTGCTCAAGGGCGCCTACTCCGACCAGGCCTCCACCGGCATCGACGTCTTCTCCTACCGCCAGCCCGTCGGCGTCGTCGCGGGCATCACCCCGTTCAACTTCCCCGTCATGGTCCCGCTGTGGATGGCCCCGGTCGCGATCGCCACCGGCAACGCCTTCATCCTCAAGCCGTCCGAGCGGGACCCCTCCGCCTCCCTGCTGCTCGCGCGGCTGTGGACCGAGGCCGGCCTGCCGGACGGGGTCTTCCAGGTCCTGCACGGCGGGAAGGAGACCGTCGACGGGCTCCTGACCCACCCCGACGTCGACGCGATCTCCTTCGTGGGCTCGACCCCGATCGCGAAGTACGTCCACGAGACCGCGACCGCGCACGGCAAGCGCGTCCAGGCCCTGGGCGGGGCGAAGAACCACGCGATCATCCTCCCGGACGCGGACATGGACAACGCCGCCGACCACCTCGCCGCCGCCGCGTTCGGCTCCGCCGGGGAGCGGTGCATGGCCATCTCCGTCGCCGTGGCCGTCGGGGAGGCCGCCGACGCCCTCGTGGGCAAGGTCGCCGACCGCGCCCAGGCCGTCCAGGTCGCCGAGGGCACCGAGCCGGACGCGGAGATGGGCCCGATCATCACCGCCGCCTCCAGGGACCGGATGGCCTCCATCGTCACCGCCGCGGCCGACGCCGGCGCCGCCCTGGTCGTGGACGGGCGGGAGTTCACCGTCCCCGGCAAGGAGGGCGGGAACTGGTTCGGGCCCACCGTGCTCGACCAGGTCGGCACGGACATGGAGGCCTACACCGAGGAGATCTTCGGCCCGGTCCTGTCCGTGGTCCGGGTCGAGACGGTCGAGGAGGCCATCGAGCTGATCAACGCCAACCCCTACGGCAACGGCACCGCGATCTTCACCTCCTCCGGCTCCAACGCCCGCAAGTTCCACCGCGGTGTGCACGTGGGCATGATCGGGGTCAACGTCCCCATCCCCGTCCCGGTCGCCTACCACTCCTTCGGCGGCTGGAAGAACTCCCTCTTCGGCGACAAGCACATCTACGGCGAAGAAGGCGTCGCCTTCTACACCCGCGCCAAAGTCATCACCCAGCGCTGGCCCGAACCCACCCACGCCTCCGGCGCCACCTACAACTTCCCCTCCAACTAGACCCACCCGCACGGAGCAGAGACATGACTGAGAACACGCTCATCATCGGCACCGCGCCGGATTCCTGGGGCGTCTGGTTCGCCGACGACCCAAAGCAGACCCCCTGGGAGCGCTTCCTGGACGAGGTGGCCGAGGCCGGCTACCGCTGGATCGAACTGGGCCCCTACGGCTACCTCCCCACCGATCCGTCCCGCCTCGCGGACGAGCTCAAGGCCCGCAACCTCCAGGTGTCGGCCGGCACGGTGTTCACGGCCTTCCACCGGGGACGCGACCAGTGGGAGGAGGCGTGGGCGCCGGCCCGCCAGGTCGCCGAGCTCACCGCGGCGATGGGCGGCGAGCACATCGTCGTCATCCCGGCGATGTGGCGCGACGACGTCACGGGCGAGGCGGTCGAGAACGAGGTCCTCACCCCCGAGCAGTGGGACTCCCTGTTCACGGGCCACGACGAGCTGGGGCGCCGCCTGTCCGAGCAGTTCGGCCTCAGGCAGCAGTTCCACTCCCACGCGGACTCCCACGTCCAGGGGCAGGCGGACATCGAGAGGCTGCTCGAGAACACCGATCCCGGGCTGCTCTCCCTGTGCCTGGACACGGGCCACGCGGAGTACGGCGGCGCGAACAGCGTGGACCTCATCCGCAAGTACCCCGAGCGCATCGGCTACCTCCACCTGAAGCAGATCGACCCGGACGTCCTCGTAAGGGTCCGCGCCGAGAACATGACCTGGGCGGCGGCCAACACCGCCGGCGTCATGGCCGAGCCGCCGTCGGGGCTGCCCGACCTGCGCGAGGTCATCGAGGCGGTCGAGGCGCTCGACCGCCCCATCTTCGGCATCGTCGAGCAGGACATGTACCCGGTGGCGTTCGACGTCCCGCTCCCGATCGCCAAGCGCACCCGCAACTACCTCCTCTCGTGCGGTTCCCGCACGCGAGTCTGACTGAGAAAGGCACATTCCATGGCTGAGAACCTGCGCGTCGCCGTCATCGGCGCCGGCCGCATGGGCGCGGACCACATCCACCGCCTCCACACGCGCATCCACGGCGCCGAGGTGGCCGCGGTGGTCGACATCGACCTTGATCGGGCCCAGGCCGCGATCGCGGAGATCCCGGGGGCGAAGGCCTATGCCACCGCCGCCGAGGCCTACGAGTCCGGCGACGTCAACGCCGTCCTCATTGCCACCCCCGGCTTCCTCCACGAGGCCGCCCTCCTCGAGGCGCTCGAGCGGGACATCCCCATCCTGTGCGAGAAGCCGCTGACCCCGGACGCCGCGTCCGCCTGGAAGATCGTCGAGGCCGAGCAGAAGCTGGGCCGCCAGCGCATCCAGGTCGGCTTCATGCGCCGCTTCGACGCCGAGTACGCGGCACTCGGCGGCATGGTCCGCTCGGGGGAGCTCGGCGAACTGCTCATGCTCCACTGCAGGCACCGCAACCCCGACACCCCTCCGGGCTTCACCAACGAGATGCTCATCAACGACTCCGTGGTGCACGAGTTCGACGTGATCCGGTACCTCACCGGCGAGGAGATCACCTCGGTGCAGGTGCGCCTGGGCAAGGCCACGTCGAAGGCGCCCTCGGGCCAGCACGACCCGCAGCACGTCCTGATCGACACCGCCTCCGGCGTCCTGGTCGACGTCGAGATCTTCGTCAACGCCCAGTTCGGCTACGAGGTGGCCACGCAGGCCGCCTTCGAGGACGGCATCGTGGACATCGGCGCCGACGCCGGACCGTACGTCCGCCGCGCCGGCCGGTGGGGCGGGCAGGTCACGCCGAGCTTCATCGAGCGCTTCGGCACGGCCTATGACGTCGAGGTCCAGTCCTGGGTCGACGCGGCGCTCCGCGGCGAGATCGGCGGCCCGTCGGCGTGGGACGGCTACGCGACCGCTGCCTGCTGCGAGGCGGGAGTCGAGGCGCAGAAGAGCGGCGAGCGGGTCGCCGTCGTCCTCAACGAGAAGCCGGCGCTGTACGCGGGCGGCGCGCCGAGGGCCGCGCAGTGAAGCTCGCCCTCGACCCCACGCCGTTCCACGCGACGCACTCGCTGCTCGAGTTCCCGGCCCTTGCGGCCGAGCTCGGGTACGAGTACCTCCAGATGACGCCCCACCGGGACTTCATCCCCTTCTTCACGCATCCGAAGGCCGACGACGAACTCGTGCGCGAGTTCCGCAAGGCCTGCGCAGACGCCCGCGTGCAGGTGGCCTCCGTCCTCCCGGTCCTGCGCTGGTCCGGGCCGGACGAGACGCTGCGCGAGGCCGCCGTGCGGTACTGGAAGCGCGCCATCCGGATCACGGCGGACCTCGGCTGCACCCAGATGAACACCGAGTTCTCCGGGCGCCCCGAGAAGCCGGAGGAGTCCGAGGCCTGCTTCTACAAGTCCATGGAGGAGCTCCTGCCGGTCTTCGAGCGCGAGGGCGTCCACGTGGCGATCGATCCGCACCCGGACGACTTCGTCGAGGAGGGCCTGGCCGCGCTGCGTGTGATCCGGGGCCTCAACTCCCCGAACGTCGGCATGGTCTACGTCGCCTCGCACACCTTCCACATGAAGGACGAGCCGCTGCAGATCATGCGCGCCGCGGGAGAGCGGATCCGGGTAGTGCACGTCTCCGACACCATGGACCACCACGCCTCCCACGGCCTGCGGTACATCACGAACCCGCCGGGCAACGACGTGCGCGTGCACCAGCACCTCAGGATCGGCGACGGCGACGTCAACTGGGACGAGTTCTTCGGCGGCCTGGCCGAGATCGGCTTCCTGGACCGCGAGGACACCGTCATGGTCTCGAGCGTCTTCGCCGAGAACGAGAACGCAGCCGAGGTCTCCCGCTACCAGCTCGCCCAGATGGCCGAGCGTTCCGGGCGTGCCCGCGCGGCGCGTGCCGGGGAGCCGGCCCGCGCGCACGCGTAGGGCACTCCCAACGAGCAGAAGGGCCAGGCCCGGGCACCGCCCCGGGCCTGGCCCTTCTGCTGTCACCGCCGTGGTTTGGGGGAGGCTCGGTATCGGGTAACGGCGCTGCCAGGGGAACGGAACGAGCGGAGGATGACCATGAACGGCATGACGAAGAAGGCCCTGGGCGCGGGATTCGCGGGAGTGGCAGCGCTGGCGCTGGCTGCCTGCTCGGGCGGGGGCGGCACGTCCGCCAGCCCAAGCGGGAGCGCGAGCCCCTCGGCGAGCCCGAGCGCGAAGGTCTACAGCGACTCGGACCTTCAGGCCCTGGTCTCCGGGCTGAAGGACTCGGACGGGAACGACCTCAAGCCCTACTCGAAGGACCAGGTCACCACGGGCAAGGACCTCGGGAAGGTGCTGCTCAGCACCGCGACCGTGGATCCCAGCGACTGCAAGTCGATTGCGACGGCCGGCCTGGTCAACAGCGTGGACAGCGGCTCCGTGGCGGTGGCCATCTCGGACAGCCAGAAGCCGCGGACGGTCTCGGCCCAGTCCGGGTCGCAGGGCCCCGACGCGCAGCAGGTCCTGAAGGACATCGAGGGCAAGATGGGCACCTGCGCCAAGTTCACGGTGTCCGCGCTGGGCCAGAAGGTCACGGTCGCGAGCAAGCAGCTCCAGGCCACGACGGATGCCGCCGAGACCTTCGGCACGGTCAGCACCCGCGGCGACAACAGCTCGGACATGCTCATGCAGGTTTCCGGCGCCCAGGGCAGGCTGCTCGTCGTCGCCACCAAGAGCGGCGGCAACCTCGGCGACACCGACCAGCATGAGCTCGAGGGCCTCGTGAACGACGTGCTGCACAAGGCCACCGGGTCCTCCACCGCGAGCCCGACTTCGGGCATGACCAGTTCGTCGTCGTCGACGTCCGGCACCACCGAGTCCAGCAGCCCGAGCTCCTCGAGCTCGCCGAGCAGCTCGGAGACCTCGGGCATGTCGTCGGGCACCTCGTCGAGCGCGAGCCCGTCTGCCTCGTAGCCTTCCTCGACGAGGTCGCCGAGGCCGGCTACCGCTGGATCGAGCTCGGCCCGTACGGCTACCTCCCCACGGACCCGTCCCGCACGATGCAGGAGTACGCGGCCCGTGCGGCGCGCTGACGGTCGGCTGCTCGGGCGACGCACGACGGCGGGTGCCTGGCCCAGGCGAGCCGGGTGCCCGCCGTCGCACGTCGTGATCAGCCGAGCGGGCGGACCCGGAGCCAGAAGTACTCCTGAGGCGGGATCGTCAGGCCCGCGGCGAGGTGGACGGCGGCGCCGGTGGCAAGGTCGGTGCCCTCGGGCTCGAAGCCGGACAACGTGCGGGCGGACACGCACTGGGCCCGGTCGCTGAAGTTCGCCAGGGCGAGGACGGCGGTGCCCTCGCCGGGGCGCTGGTAGCCGAGGACCGACGGATTGTCGGTGCCGAAGTCGATCAGCCGCGTGCCCTCGAACTCCGGGGTGTCGGCCCTGATCCGGCGCATGTGCTCGAGCCCTGCGAAGATGGCGCCGGCGGGGGTGGACGGATCGTGCCGCTGCCCGTACGCCTCGGCGGGGTAGTGGGGCCGGTGGACCCAGCGGCTGTCTGCCCCGTGGCCGGGCTCGTCGGCGTAGCCGTAGTCGTTGAGCTGGCCGACCTCGTCGCCCAGGAAGATGAGCGGGATGCCGCCCGTGCTGAACGGCACCGAATGGGCCAGGAGGACCCGGCGGACCGCCTCCGCCGAGCCGTCCTCGAGGCCGCACAGCGACGCTGTCGTGCCCGAGATCCGGCAGTCGCCGGTCTTGGGGTTGTCCTGGAAGGGCACGCCCCGCGCGAAGCTGCCCGGGAAGCGGTTGACGTAGAAGGCGTTGAGGAACCGGCGGTGGTCGAAGCCGTTGATGCCCAGCTCGGCCGCGTCCTCGTCGGCGAACGTCCAGCCGATGTCGTCGTGGCTGCGCACGTAGTTCACCCACGCTGTCCCCTCGGGCAGATTGTGCCGCCGGTGCAGCGCCTGGGCCAGGAGCGAGACGTCCCGCGTCGCGAGGGCATCCCAGAGGAGGGCCATCTGGAGCGGGTTGTAGGAGATCTGGCATTCCGTGGGGTCAATGTACTTGACGACGTCGTCGGGGTGGACGATCGCCTCCGACTTGAATAGCAGGGACGGGGCCGCGATCCGGCACACGGCGTTGAACGCCCGCAGCAGGGTGTGCGCCTCGGGGAGGTTCTCGCAGGATGTGCCGAGCTGCTTCCAGATGAAGGCGACGGCGTCCATGCGCAGGATTTCGATGCCCTGGTTGGCCAGGAAGAGCATCTCGCGGGCCATGGCGCGGAAGACGGCGGGGTTGGAGTAGTTCAGGTCCCACTGGAAGGTGTGGAACGTGGTCCACACCCAGCGGCCGTCGGGCAGCTGGATGAACGATCCGGGGTGGTCGTCCGGGAAGATCTCCCGGACGTTCCGCTCGAACGCGTCCGGCATGGTCCGGTCGGGGAAGATCCAGTAGTAGTCCTCGAACTCCGGGCTGCCGGCCGCCGCCTGCCGGGCCCACTCGTGCTCGTCCGAGGTGTGGTTGAAGATGAAGTCGACCACGAGGCTGATGCCATGCGCGCGCAGCTGGGCGGCCAGCCCGCGCAGCTGCTCCATCGTGCCCAGCGCCGGCTTGACCTCGCGGTAGCTCGAGACGGCGTAGCCCCCGTCCGAGTTCGGCTCGGGGGCCTGGAACAGCGGCATGAGGTGCAGGTAGGTCAGGCCGAGCTCCGTGAAGTAGGGGATCCGGGCCCGGACGCCCTCCAGGTCCTCGGCGTACCGGTCGACGTAGCAGACCCCGCCGAGCATCCTCCGGGACTGGAACCAGGCCGGCTCGGCCTCCCGCGCGGCGTCGAGCGCCTTGAGGTCTGCCGGGCGGTCCTGCCAGGCCTGGGCCGACTCCCGCACGAGCAGCGCGAGCTGTTCGGCGCAGTCCTCGCGACCGCCGTAGAGCGAGCGGAACAGGACGGCGAGCGTCGGAAGGTGCTCGTCGAGCCGGCGCTCGAAGTCGGCCCACGACGGCGCTGACCGGTCCAGTGCCGGGTCGTCCCGGAGCGCCATCAGGACGTGGTCCTGGGAGGACTCTTCAGCGCTCGCGAAAATCCCCACGGCAGGTCTCCTTCGACGGTGTCCGGCTGAACCCAGCCGCGTGTGAGCCACCCTACGTGCGCGTTCGGCCGGGGCGCCAGACTCTCGCGCCGGTGCG
Proteins encoded:
- a CDS encoding CoA-acylating methylmalonate-semialdehyde dehydrogenase, whose protein sequence is MTVKTIPHFLNGEETQGVGERTQPVFNPATGEQTGELRLADAADLEAAVANARKAAESWGEVSLSRRTAVLFRFRELVAAHVEDLAALVTAEHGKVISDAKGEIGRGLEVIEFACGIPQLLKGAYSDQASTGIDVFSYRQPVGVVAGITPFNFPVMVPLWMAPVAIATGNAFILKPSERDPSASLLLARLWTEAGLPDGVFQVLHGGKETVDGLLTHPDVDAISFVGSTPIAKYVHETATAHGKRVQALGGAKNHAIILPDADMDNAADHLAAAAFGSAGERCMAISVAVAVGEAADALVGKVADRAQAVQVAEGTEPDAEMGPIITAASRDRMASIVTAAADAGAALVVDGREFTVPGKEGGNWFGPTVLDQVGTDMEAYTEEIFGPVLSVVRVETVEEAIELINANPYGNGTAIFTSSGSNARKFHRGVHVGMIGVNVPIPVPVAYHSFGGWKNSLFGDKHIYGEEGVAFYTRAKVITQRWPEPTHASGATYNFPSN
- a CDS encoding sugar phosphate isomerase/epimerase family protein, which gives rise to MTENTLIIGTAPDSWGVWFADDPKQTPWERFLDEVAEAGYRWIELGPYGYLPTDPSRLADELKARNLQVSAGTVFTAFHRGRDQWEEAWAPARQVAELTAAMGGEHIVVIPAMWRDDVTGEAVENEVLTPEQWDSLFTGHDELGRRLSEQFGLRQQFHSHADSHVQGQADIERLLENTDPGLLSLCLDTGHAEYGGANSVDLIRKYPERIGYLHLKQIDPDVLVRVRAENMTWAAANTAGVMAEPPSGLPDLREVIEAVEALDRPIFGIVEQDMYPVAFDVPLPIAKRTRNYLLSCGSRTRV
- a CDS encoding Gfo/Idh/MocA family protein, whose amino-acid sequence is MAENLRVAVIGAGRMGADHIHRLHTRIHGAEVAAVVDIDLDRAQAAIAEIPGAKAYATAAEAYESGDVNAVLIATPGFLHEAALLEALERDIPILCEKPLTPDAASAWKIVEAEQKLGRQRIQVGFMRRFDAEYAALGGMVRSGELGELLMLHCRHRNPDTPPGFTNEMLINDSVVHEFDVIRYLTGEEITSVQVRLGKATSKAPSGQHDPQHVLIDTASGVLVDVEIFVNAQFGYEVATQAAFEDGIVDIGADAGPYVRRAGRWGGQVTPSFIERFGTAYDVEVQSWVDAALRGEIGGPSAWDGYATAACCEAGVEAQKSGERVAVVLNEKPALYAGGAPRAAQ
- a CDS encoding sugar phosphate isomerase/epimerase family protein; protein product: MKLALDPTPFHATHSLLEFPALAAELGYEYLQMTPHRDFIPFFTHPKADDELVREFRKACADARVQVASVLPVLRWSGPDETLREAAVRYWKRAIRITADLGCTQMNTEFSGRPEKPEESEACFYKSMEELLPVFEREGVHVAIDPHPDDFVEEGLAALRVIRGLNSPNVGMVYVASHTFHMKDEPLQIMRAAGERIRVVHVSDTMDHHASHGLRYITNPPGNDVRVHQHLRIGDGDVNWDEFFGGLAEIGFLDREDTVMVSSVFAENENAAEVSRYQLAQMAERSGRARAARAGEPARAHA
- a CDS encoding amylosucrase translates to MALRDDPALDRSAPSWADFERRLDEHLPTLAVLFRSLYGGREDCAEQLALLVRESAQAWQDRPADLKALDAAREAEPAWFQSRRMLGGVCYVDRYAEDLEGVRARIPYFTELGLTYLHLMPLFQAPEPNSDGGYAVSSYREVKPALGTMEQLRGLAAQLRAHGISLVVDFIFNHTSDEHEWARQAAAGSPEFEDYYWIFPDRTMPDAFERNVREIFPDDHPGSFIQLPDGRWVWTTFHTFQWDLNYSNPAVFRAMAREMLFLANQGIEILRMDAVAFIWKQLGTSCENLPEAHTLLRAFNAVCRIAAPSLLFKSEAIVHPDDVVKYIDPTECQISYNPLQMALLWDALATRDVSLLAQALHRRHNLPEGTAWVNYVRSHDDIGWTFADEDAAELGINGFDHRRFLNAFYVNRFPGSFARGVPFQDNPKTGDCRISGTTASLCGLEDGSAEAVRRVLLAHSVPFSTGGIPLIFLGDEVGQLNDYGYADEPGHGADSRWVHRPHYPAEAYGQRHDPSTPAGAIFAGLEHMRRIRADTPEFEGTRLIDFGTDNPSVLGYQRPGEGTAVLALANFSDRAQCVSARTLSGFEPEGTDLATGAAVHLAAGLTIPPQEYFWLRVRPLG